The following proteins are encoded in a genomic region of Loxodonta africana isolate mLoxAfr1 chromosome 27, mLoxAfr1.hap2, whole genome shotgun sequence:
- the LOC135228718 gene encoding proline-rich protein 2-like produces the protein MEKRVNLGPSAHSERPTAGNRGLSAHSEHPAAGNVGPSAHSERPTAVNLGPSAHSERPASGNVGPSAHSERPAAGNVGPSAHSERPAAGNRGPSAHSERPPAGNLGPSAHSERPTAGNVGPAAHSERPAAGNRGPSAHSEHPAAGNVGPAAHSERPTAGNVGPAAHSERPAAGNVGPSAHSERPTEGNLGPAAHSERPPAGNLGPSAHSERPTAVNMGPSAHSERPTAVNMGPSAHSKRPTEGNLGPAAHSERPPAGNLGPSAHSERPRRAAREASPGGTRARSPGHAAPTPPAPGKRVCVHLRIGDPGVVEGRVNPRPPRQAHPAHPAPPRPSRSPRPGERARPSDQALARPGPVGQRPREPIRSHGRPSGSHVATAANHKIALGRQLPSPWGLSCYSAERV, from the exons ATGGAGAAGAGAG tgaacctgggcccttcagcccactcagagcgcccaactgcggggaaccgGGGCctttcagcccactcagagcacCCAGCTGCGGGGaacgtgggcccttcagcccactcagagcgcccaactgcggtgaacctgggcccttcagcccactcagagcgcccagctTCGGGGaacgtgggcccttcagcccactcagagcgcccagctGCGGGGaacgtgggcccttcagcccactcagagcgcccagctGCGGGGAACcggggcccttcagcccactcagagcgcccacctgcggggaacctgggcccttcagcccactcagagcgcccaactgcggggaacgtgggccctgcagcccactcagagcgcccagctGCGGGGAACcggggcccttcagcccactcagagcacCCAGCTGCGGGGAACGTGGGCCctgcagcccactcagagcgcccaactgcggggaacgtgggccctgcagcccactcagagcgcccagctGCGGGGaacgtgggcccttcagcccactcagagcgcccaactgagGGGAATCTGGGCCctgcagcccactcagagcgcccacctgcggggaacctgggcccttcagcccactcagagcgcccaactgcggtgaacatgggcccttcagcccactcagagcgcccaactgcggtgaacatgggcccttcagcccactcaaaGCGCCCAACTGAGGGGAATCTGGGCCctgcagcccactcagagcgcccacctgcggggaacctgggcccttcagcccactcagagcgcccac GTCGAGCGGCCAGAGAAGCTTCTCCGGGCGGCACTCGGGCTCGGTCTCCGGGTCACgccgcccccaccccgcccgcACCAGGGAAGAGGGTCTGCGTCCACCTCAGAATCGGGGATCCCGGGGTGGTGGAGGGGCGTGTGAACCCCCGCCCGCCCCGCCAGGCCCATCCCGctcaccccgccccgccccgcccatcCCGCTCGCCGCGACCCGGCGAAC GCGCCAGACCCTCCGACCAGGCTCTGGCCCGCCCCGGCCCTGTCGGTCAGCGGCCGCGAGAGCCAATCCGCTCGCACGGGAGGCCCAGCGGCAGTCACGTGGCcacagcagccaatcacaaaataGCCCTCGGCCGCCAGCTCCCAAGTCCCTGGGGGCTCAGCTGCTACAGTGCAGAGAGGGTGTGA